One stretch of Micromonospora echinospora DNA includes these proteins:
- a CDS encoding PH domain-containing protein translates to MSDDGHTGSPSASRSALEPWPDTVNWQPISRDLIWVELIRLGIGLAVALVVLGVAWALSGHWLLGAAVGVALLIGVWRAITIVRAVRAWGYAERDDDLLVRHGLLVRRLSIVPYSRMQFVDVSAGPLERAFDLATVQLHTAAAASDARVPGLRPAEASRLRDRLTALGEDRAEGL, encoded by the coding sequence GTGAGCGATGACGGCCACACCGGGTCCCCGTCCGCCTCGCGCAGCGCGCTGGAGCCCTGGCCGGACACGGTCAACTGGCAGCCGATCTCCCGCGACCTGATCTGGGTGGAGCTGATCCGGCTCGGCATCGGGCTGGCGGTGGCGCTCGTGGTGCTCGGCGTGGCCTGGGCGCTGTCCGGGCACTGGCTGCTCGGCGCCGCCGTCGGCGTGGCCCTGCTGATCGGCGTCTGGCGGGCGATCACCATCGTGCGCGCGGTCCGCGCCTGGGGGTACGCCGAGCGCGACGACGACCTGCTGGTGCGGCACGGCCTGCTGGTACGGCGGCTCTCCATCGTGCCGTACTCCCGGATGCAGTTCGTCGACGTGAGCGCCGGTCCGCTGGAGCGTGCCTTCGACCTCGCCACCGTGCAGTTGCACACGGCGGCCGCCGCCAGCGACGCCCGCGTGCCGGGGCTGCGTCCGGCCGAGGCGTCCCGGCTGCGCGACCGGCTCACCGCGCTGGGCGAGGACCGGGCGGAGGGCCTGTGA
- a CDS encoding lytic polysaccharide monooxygenase auxiliary activity family 9 protein: MHRSRSRTAALLTAAATLTLGAFALVTNSGPAAAHGAAMTPGARTYLCWKDGLTGTGEIRPNNPACSSAVAESGANSLYNWFSVLRSDAGGRTVGFIPDGKLCSGGNPGFSGYDAARNDWPITHLTAGRSIEFRYSNWAHHPGTFYFYVTKDSWSPNRPLAWSDLEEQPFLQVTNPPQRGAVGTNDGHYYFSGNLPSNKSGRHIIYSRWVRSDSQENFFGCSDVTFDGGNGEVTGIGSGGSNPPTTAPPTTAPPTTAPPTTAPPTTAPPTTPPPVTTSPTMPSGSCMAVYKVVTAWGGGFQGEVTIMNHSTRTYSGWTANWTWPSGQTINQVWNGTLSGSGASVSVSNAAYNGSVPPEGTTTFGFTANFSGTNSLPTVTCTGR; encoded by the coding sequence GTGCACCGATCCCGATCCCGTACGGCCGCGTTGCTCACCGCGGCCGCCACCCTGACCCTGGGCGCGTTCGCCCTGGTCACCAACTCCGGACCGGCGGCCGCGCACGGCGCGGCCATGACGCCGGGCGCCCGCACCTACCTGTGCTGGAAGGACGGCCTCACCGGAACCGGTGAGATCCGGCCGAACAACCCCGCCTGCTCGTCGGCGGTGGCCGAGAGCGGGGCGAACTCGCTGTACAACTGGTTCAGCGTGCTCCGCTCCGACGCCGGCGGACGGACCGTCGGGTTCATCCCCGACGGCAAGCTGTGCAGCGGCGGCAACCCCGGCTTCAGCGGGTACGACGCGGCGCGTAACGACTGGCCGATCACGCACCTGACGGCCGGGCGGTCGATCGAGTTCCGGTACAGCAACTGGGCCCACCACCCGGGCACGTTCTACTTCTACGTGACCAAGGACAGTTGGAGCCCGAACCGGCCGCTGGCCTGGAGCGACCTGGAGGAGCAGCCGTTCCTGCAGGTGACCAACCCGCCGCAGCGCGGCGCTGTCGGCACCAACGACGGCCACTACTACTTCAGCGGCAACCTGCCGTCGAACAAGAGCGGCCGGCACATCATCTACTCGCGCTGGGTCCGCTCGGACAGCCAGGAGAACTTCTTCGGCTGCTCGGACGTGACGTTCGACGGCGGTAACGGCGAGGTGACCGGGATCGGCTCGGGCGGCAGCAACCCCCCGACGACCGCGCCGCCGACCACCGCGCCGCCGACCACCGCGCCGCCGACGACCGCGCCCCCGACGACCGCGCCGCCGACCACGCCTCCGCCGGTGACGACCAGCCCGACCATGCCGTCGGGCTCCTGCATGGCGGTGTACAAGGTGGTCACCGCCTGGGGTGGCGGCTTCCAGGGCGAAGTGACGATCATGAACCACAGCACCCGGACGTACTCCGGGTGGACCGCGAACTGGACCTGGCCCAGCGGCCAGACCATCAACCAGGTGTGGAACGGCACGTTGAGCGGCAGCGGGGCGTCGGTGAGCGTCTCCAACGCCGCCTACAACGGCAGCGTCCCGCCGGAGGGCACCACGACGTTCGGCTTCACGGCGAACTTCTCCGGCACCAACTCCCTGCCGACTGTCACCTGCACCGGTCGCTGA
- a CDS encoding carbohydrate kinase family protein: protein MGYAVVLGEALVDLLDAEHDGEPVYRQAIGGGPLNVAVAIARLGGDARFVGSLGDDALAGRIRAFLTGAGVDVAGAVTVPAPTALAVATFAGPEPEFRFYGEPRSYALLGPDDLDVALVEGADVVYCGSIVLLDPPVLAAARRAWSIAGGLRVFDPNVRPSLLTAPGALDGLRAVVAEFAAAAHLVKLSSADARVLYPDEPVEGVAAYLRELGASTVVVTLGADGALVAAADDVVRVPAPKVDAVDATGAGDSVMGALVAELLAAGEPADPIGWRDRVAFALRVAAVVCESAGGATAMPTRAEVTTRFA from the coding sequence ATGGGGTACGCGGTGGTGCTCGGCGAGGCGCTCGTGGACCTGCTCGACGCCGAGCACGACGGAGAGCCCGTCTACCGGCAGGCGATCGGCGGCGGGCCGCTCAACGTGGCGGTGGCGATCGCCCGGCTCGGCGGGGACGCGCGGTTCGTCGGGTCGCTCGGCGACGACGCGCTGGCCGGGCGGATCCGTGCCTTCCTCACCGGCGCCGGTGTGGACGTGGCCGGGGCGGTGACGGTGCCGGCCCCGACCGCGCTCGCGGTGGCCACCTTCGCCGGCCCCGAGCCGGAGTTCCGCTTCTACGGCGAGCCCCGCTCGTACGCGCTGCTCGGCCCGGACGACCTGGACGTGGCGCTGGTCGAGGGCGCGGACGTGGTCTACTGCGGCTCGATCGTGCTGCTCGACCCGCCGGTGCTGGCCGCCGCCCGCCGCGCCTGGTCGATCGCCGGCGGGCTGCGGGTGTTCGACCCGAACGTCCGTCCCAGCCTGCTCACCGCCCCGGGCGCGCTGGACGGGCTGCGCGCTGTGGTCGCCGAGTTCGCCGCCGCGGCGCACCTGGTCAAGCTCAGTTCCGCCGACGCGCGGGTGCTCTACCCGGACGAGCCGGTCGAGGGCGTGGCCGCGTACCTGCGGGAACTGGGCGCGAGCACGGTCGTGGTCACGCTCGGCGCGGACGGCGCGCTGGTCGCCGCCGCCGACGACGTCGTACGCGTGCCCGCCCCGAAGGTGGACGCGGTGGACGCGACAGGCGCGGGGGACTCGGTGATGGGCGCGCTGGTGGCCGAGCTGCTGGCCGCGGGTGAGCCGGCCGATCCGATCGGCTGGCGGGACCGGGTGGCGTTCGCGTTGCGGGTGGCCGCAGTGGTCTGCGAGTCGGCGGGCGGCGCCACCGCGATGCCCACCCGCGCCGAGGTGACCACCCGCTTCGCGTGA
- a CDS encoding multidrug effflux MFS transporter has protein sequence MSQAAPPAARPTGAGATASTGGASLLVLLGTLTAIGPLSLDMYLPAFPAMTRDLGADQAGIQLSLTTCLIGLAFGQLVTGPLSDRWGRRRPVLVGVVAYTALALACAVAPNAPLLAAVRFAQGLAGGMGVVVARAVVRDLYSGRDAAKYFSRLTLVFGVAPIAAPGVGSLVLRFGSWRAVFLVLAAIGAVLAVAVALRLPETLPAERRSTGGLGATARTMRSLLADRLYLGYALTQGFAFAGLFAYISGSSFVFQDVFGVSATVYSVIFGANALALVAVGQLNARLLDRFPPRRLLVTALAVGLVAAAGVLTGALTAGLALTAVALFGYVGALGMVTPNSTALALDAHARHAGTAAALMGGIQSVVGALAAPLVGLGGEGSALPMATVLAGAAVLTLVTVLTMTRTRSGSHPTRAGLVR, from the coding sequence GTGAGTCAAGCCGCGCCGCCCGCCGCACGCCCGACCGGCGCCGGCGCCACCGCGTCCACCGGCGGCGCGAGCCTGCTGGTGCTGCTCGGCACGCTCACCGCGATCGGCCCGCTCTCGCTGGACATGTACCTGCCCGCGTTCCCGGCCATGACCCGCGACCTCGGCGCCGACCAGGCCGGCATCCAGCTCTCCCTGACCACCTGCCTGATCGGCCTGGCGTTCGGCCAGCTCGTCACCGGGCCGCTCAGCGACCGCTGGGGGCGCCGCCGTCCGGTGCTGGTGGGCGTGGTCGCGTACACCGCGCTGGCGCTGGCGTGCGCGGTGGCGCCGAACGCCCCGCTGCTGGCCGCCGTGCGCTTCGCCCAGGGCCTGGCCGGCGGCATGGGCGTGGTGGTCGCCCGCGCCGTGGTCCGCGACCTCTACTCGGGCCGGGACGCCGCGAAGTACTTCTCCCGGCTCACCCTGGTCTTCGGGGTCGCGCCGATCGCGGCGCCGGGCGTGGGCAGCCTGGTGCTCCGGTTCGGCTCCTGGCGGGCCGTCTTCCTGGTGCTGGCCGCCATCGGAGCGGTGCTGGCCGTCGCGGTCGCGCTACGCCTGCCGGAGACGCTGCCGGCCGAGCGCCGCAGCACCGGCGGGCTGGGAGCCACCGCCCGGACCATGCGGTCGCTGCTCGCCGACCGGCTCTACCTCGGGTACGCGCTGACCCAGGGCTTCGCCTTCGCCGGGCTGTTCGCGTACATCTCGGGGTCGTCGTTCGTGTTCCAGGACGTCTTCGGCGTCTCCGCGACGGTGTACAGCGTCATCTTCGGCGCCAACGCGCTCGCCCTGGTGGCCGTCGGACAGCTGAACGCCCGGCTGCTCGACCGGTTCCCGCCACGCCGGCTGCTGGTCACCGCGCTGGCGGTCGGCCTGGTCGCCGCGGCCGGCGTGCTGACCGGCGCGCTGACCGCCGGCCTCGCGCTGACCGCGGTGGCGCTGTTCGGGTACGTCGGCGCGCTGGGCATGGTGACGCCGAACAGCACGGCGCTGGCGCTGGACGCGCACGCCCGCCACGCCGGCACCGCCGCCGCGCTGATGGGCGGCATCCAGTCGGTGGTCGGCGCGCTGGCCGCGCCCCTGGTCGGGCTCGGCGGCGAGGGCAGCGCGCTGCCGATGGCCACGGTCCTGGCCGGCGCCGCTGTCCTCACGCTGGTCACCGTCCTGACGATGACCCGCACGCGCTCCGGATCTCACCCGACGCGCGCCGGGCTGGTGCGTTAA
- a CDS encoding thioesterase family protein yields the protein MQEQPESPFTPGLTARVELTVTDADTAQAVGSGDVPVLGTPRVLALAEAATVAATATRMPSGSTTVGVRVELEHRAATPVGRTVAAHAELVKVDGKRLVFEVTVTDGPTVAAQGRVERALVDRQRFVERAVGPT from the coding sequence ATGCAGGAGCAGCCGGAGTCGCCTTTCACGCCGGGCCTGACCGCCCGGGTCGAGCTGACCGTGACCGACGCCGACACCGCTCAGGCGGTGGGCTCCGGGGACGTGCCGGTGCTCGGCACCCCGCGCGTGCTGGCGCTGGCCGAGGCGGCGACGGTGGCCGCCACCGCGACCCGGATGCCGTCCGGGTCCACCACCGTCGGCGTACGGGTCGAGCTGGAGCACCGCGCGGCCACCCCGGTCGGGCGTACCGTGGCCGCCCACGCCGAGCTGGTCAAGGTCGACGGGAAGCGGCTCGTCTTCGAGGTGACAGTCACCGACGGGCCGACCGTGGCGGCGCAGGGCCGGGTCGAGCGGGCGCTGGTCGACCGGCAGCGCTTCGTCGAGCGGGCCGTCGGCCCGACATGA
- a CDS encoding PH domain-containing protein, whose translation MPSADGEEPRQRLHPLSPALHGAKSLVVVIAGLSWSTLSRVGFGWFALLVTVFVLGATVLSVVSWWNTGYHLVGRELRVYEGLLWRRTRAIPLERLQAVEVVRPLLAQLTGLAELRLEVVGGGKTEAPLAYLSVAEATALRQRLLAVAGRGPAPAVAEPGTPAAAGVPAEPAPAGRRLHVVRNQDLLVSQLLTPQAFLLPVGVVFVGAQFLSEGSWSFVAVASTLTAMAGVVLQPIRRVLDDWSFRLDREDGTLRVHNGLLETRVQTVPLHRVQTVRATWPLLWRMKGWLRLRLEVAGYSAGEPDDRNRPDRLLPVGDAGTGVMVVAEVLPGVRLDALPGTPPPSRARWLRPLSRKVVGAGLDERVFVARSGLVTRQVTLVPYARIQSVRVTQGPAQRLLRLATVHADTAGGAGAAAVDRDVADAWELAAELTERSRAARGADHRR comes from the coding sequence GTGCCCTCGGCGGACGGCGAGGAACCGCGGCAGCGGCTGCACCCGCTGAGCCCCGCGCTGCACGGCGCGAAGTCACTCGTCGTCGTGATCGCCGGTCTCTCCTGGTCGACGCTGTCGCGCGTCGGGTTCGGCTGGTTCGCCCTGCTGGTCACGGTCTTCGTGCTCGGGGCCACCGTGCTGTCCGTGGTGAGCTGGTGGAACACCGGTTACCACCTGGTGGGCCGTGAGCTGCGCGTGTACGAGGGCCTGCTGTGGCGGCGCACGCGCGCCATCCCGCTGGAACGGTTGCAGGCGGTGGAGGTGGTGCGGCCGCTGCTGGCCCAGCTCACCGGCCTGGCCGAGCTGCGCCTCGAGGTGGTCGGCGGAGGCAAGACCGAGGCGCCGCTGGCCTACCTCAGCGTGGCCGAGGCCACCGCGCTGCGGCAGCGGCTGCTCGCGGTCGCCGGCCGGGGCCCGGCACCCGCCGTGGCCGAGCCCGGCACGCCGGCCGCTGCCGGTGTCCCGGCCGAGCCAGCGCCGGCCGGACGCCGGCTGCACGTCGTACGCAACCAGGACCTGCTGGTCAGCCAACTGCTCACGCCGCAGGCGTTCCTGCTGCCGGTCGGCGTGGTGTTCGTGGGCGCCCAGTTCCTCTCCGAGGGCTCGTGGTCGTTCGTCGCGGTGGCGAGCACGCTCACCGCGATGGCCGGCGTGGTGCTGCAACCGATCCGCCGGGTGCTCGACGACTGGAGTTTCCGGCTTGACCGGGAAGACGGCACGCTGCGCGTGCACAACGGGCTGCTGGAGACGCGGGTGCAGACCGTGCCGCTGCACCGGGTGCAGACCGTGCGGGCGACCTGGCCGCTGCTCTGGCGGATGAAGGGCTGGCTGCGGCTGCGGCTGGAGGTGGCCGGTTACTCGGCCGGTGAGCCGGACGACCGTAACCGCCCGGACCGGCTGCTGCCGGTCGGCGACGCCGGCACCGGCGTGATGGTCGTGGCGGAGGTGCTGCCCGGCGTACGCCTGGACGCGCTGCCCGGCACGCCGCCCCCGTCCCGGGCCCGCTGGCTGCGCCCGCTGAGCCGCAAGGTGGTCGGCGCCGGCCTCGACGAGCGGGTCTTCGTGGCCCGGTCCGGGCTGGTGACGCGCCAGGTGACGCTTGTGCCGTACGCCCGGATCCAGAGCGTGCGCGTAACCCAGGGCCCGGCGCAGCGGCTGCTCCGGCTGGCCACCGTGCACGCGGACACCGCCGGTGGAGCCGGCGCGGCCGCCGTCGACCGGGACGTGGCCGACGCCTGGGAGCTGGCCGCGGAGCTGACCGAGCGGTCGCGAGCCGCCCGCGGAGCCGACCACCGACGCTGA
- a CDS encoding MBL fold metallo-hydrolase, which translates to MTAGFTEVAPGVHVRREPLLAVNVVLVVGDGAALLVDTLSTAGQARELAAAARAVTPHPWTIVNTHHHFDHCFGNATLAGPDTAIYAHAQAAAALRDQPDALRRAAYEEMRAEQPALAEALARTELRAPTHEVVEETVLDVGGRRVVLRHPGHGHTDADLVVHVPDADVLVAGDLVEQSGPPAFEESYPLQWPDAVADLLRLTTPATVVVPGHGEPVGADFVRDQHAQLARQAWLIRAAHTGSAPPERVAAESPFGARPGLIAARRGYAELDGTA; encoded by the coding sequence ATGACCGCCGGCTTCACCGAGGTCGCCCCCGGGGTGCACGTCAGACGTGAGCCGCTGCTGGCGGTGAACGTGGTGCTCGTGGTCGGCGACGGCGCGGCGCTGCTGGTGGACACGCTCTCCACCGCCGGGCAGGCCCGGGAGCTGGCGGCGGCGGCGCGGGCGGTGACCCCGCATCCGTGGACGATCGTGAACACGCACCACCATTTCGACCACTGCTTCGGCAACGCCACGCTGGCCGGGCCGGACACCGCGATCTACGCGCACGCCCAGGCCGCGGCGGCGCTGCGGGACCAGCCCGACGCGCTGCGGCGCGCCGCGTACGAGGAGATGCGCGCCGAGCAGCCGGCGCTGGCCGAGGCGCTGGCGCGTACCGAGCTGCGGGCGCCGACGCACGAGGTGGTCGAGGAGACCGTGCTCGACGTCGGGGGCCGCCGGGTGGTGCTGCGCCATCCCGGGCACGGGCACACCGACGCCGATCTGGTGGTACACGTGCCCGATGCGGACGTGCTGGTCGCGGGCGACCTGGTGGAGCAGAGCGGGCCGCCGGCGTTCGAGGAGTCGTACCCCCTGCAGTGGCCGGACGCGGTGGCCGACCTGCTGCGGCTGACGACGCCCGCGACGGTGGTCGTGCCCGGTCACGGCGAGCCGGTCGGCGCGGACTTCGTCCGGGACCAGCACGCGCAGCTCGCGCGGCAGGCGTGGCTGATCCGCGCCGCGCACACCGGGAGCGCGCCGCCGGAGCGGGTGGCGGCCGAGTCGCCGTTCGGCGCCCGGCCGGGCCTGATCGCGGCCCGGCGCGGCTACGCGGAGCTGGACGGCACGGCCTGA
- a CDS encoding MarR family winged helix-turn-helix transcriptional regulator: protein MATNEQVARFGAVLGELHRLVRRRSTARAGRDPLPEAQVELLLLVRETPGISGKEVAQRLGTAPNTVSTLVRDLTDAGLLARDRDPADRRVVRLRVTEAAHRRMADHQRHRTALLTEALADLDPAARDAILAAAPHLDTLLTTLRGHTRPEPAERDPRASGNPVAAVPPGAG from the coding sequence GTGGCGACGAACGAGCAGGTCGCGCGGTTCGGCGCGGTCCTCGGGGAGCTGCACCGGCTCGTGCGCCGCCGGTCCACGGCGCGCGCCGGGCGGGACCCGCTGCCCGAAGCTCAGGTGGAACTGCTCCTGCTCGTACGGGAGACGCCGGGCATCAGCGGCAAGGAGGTGGCCCAGCGCCTCGGTACGGCCCCCAACACGGTGAGCACGCTGGTCCGCGACCTCACCGACGCCGGGCTGCTGGCCCGCGACCGGGACCCCGCCGACCGCCGCGTGGTCCGGCTGCGCGTCACCGAGGCCGCCCACCGGCGGATGGCCGACCACCAACGGCACCGCACCGCGCTGCTCACCGAGGCGCTGGCCGACCTCGACCCGGCGGCGCGCGACGCGATCCTGGCCGCCGCCCCGCACCTCGACACGCTGCTCACCACGCTGCGGGGACACACCCGGCCGGAGCCCGCCGAGCGGGACCCGCGCGCGTCCGGAAACCCGGTGGCCGCCGTGCCGCCCGGAGCCGGATGA
- a CDS encoding phosphatase PAP2 family protein: protein MAEQTQSPTPAPDATTESPDGGRRRVIAMTIWGVAFVAAWLAIGLPTDPAYAFLWIWAGTVAWNSARPWRSHLRFARDWIPVVLLLAAYNLSRGFADNGATPHAMELIVADRFLTGWLTGGEVPTIWLQERLYDPAEVRWWDVLVSWIYFSHFVATFAAAAVLWMRNRRRWMAYMSRWGFLCAAGLVTYFAYPAAPPWWAAQNGLLTEVARISTRGWKEIGMHGAGNLLNAGQIASNPVAAMPSLHTAFALFVVLFFMRSVRKRWWPLMLAYPLAMTFTLMYSGEHYLIDVLVGWAYVGLTFLVVGLAERWWAARQARRTGEPAVAADVPQPVTGGATVADPDTPERDADDRDAVPAERR, encoded by the coding sequence ATGGCCGAGCAGACACAATCTCCGACCCCCGCCCCCGACGCGACCACCGAGTCGCCCGACGGCGGGCGCCGCCGTGTGATCGCGATGACCATCTGGGGCGTCGCGTTCGTCGCCGCCTGGCTCGCCATCGGCCTGCCCACCGATCCGGCGTACGCGTTCCTGTGGATCTGGGCCGGCACCGTCGCCTGGAACTCGGCCCGCCCGTGGCGCAGTCATCTGCGCTTCGCCCGGGACTGGATCCCGGTGGTGCTGCTGCTCGCCGCGTACAACCTGTCCCGGGGCTTCGCCGACAACGGCGCCACCCCGCACGCGATGGAGCTGATCGTCGCCGACCGGTTCCTCACCGGGTGGCTCACCGGCGGTGAGGTGCCGACGATCTGGCTCCAGGAGCGCCTGTACGACCCGGCCGAGGTGCGCTGGTGGGACGTGCTGGTGAGCTGGATCTACTTCTCGCACTTCGTGGCGACGTTCGCCGCCGCCGCGGTGCTGTGGATGCGCAACCGGCGGCGCTGGATGGCGTACATGTCCCGCTGGGGCTTCCTGTGCGCGGCCGGGCTGGTCACCTACTTCGCCTACCCGGCCGCGCCGCCGTGGTGGGCGGCGCAGAACGGCCTGCTCACCGAGGTCGCGCGGATCTCCACCCGGGGCTGGAAGGAGATCGGCATGCACGGCGCGGGCAACCTGCTCAACGCCGGGCAGATCGCCTCCAACCCGGTGGCCGCCATGCCGTCGCTGCACACCGCGTTCGCGCTGTTCGTGGTGCTGTTCTTCATGCGGTCGGTGCGCAAGCGCTGGTGGCCGCTGATGCTGGCGTATCCGCTGGCCATGACGTTCACGCTGATGTACAGCGGTGAGCACTACCTGATCGACGTGCTGGTCGGCTGGGCGTACGTGGGCCTGACGTTCCTGGTGGTCGGCCTGGCCGAGCGCTGGTGGGCGGCGCGGCAGGCCCGGCGGACCGGGGAGCCCGCCGTCGCGGCCGACGTGCCGCAGCCCGTCACCGGCGGCGCCACCGTGGCCGACCCCGACACCCCGGAGCGGGACGCCGACGACCGGGACGCGGTGCCGGCCGAACGACGCTAG
- a CDS encoding aminoglycoside phosphotransferase family protein, whose amino-acid sequence MLHQDEIPVDEGIVRALLTDQRPEWAALPLAAAGAGTDNTMYRLGDDLLVRLPRTADKAGALRKEQLWLPRLAPLLPYPVPEPLHAGTPTAAFPLPWSVQRWIHGDEVGPGTVRDWAALGADLAVFVRHLHAADLLGATRADALSGYRGGSLHPCDTWISAALDDCRRRIGDETDVDTLRRLWQDALTLPEPTGPHVWLHTDLKPTNVLARDGRLCAVIDFGGLTVGFPDAEHAPIWDLPPQARHAYRQTLDLGDVTWARARAWALGVAASGVSYYWHTFPAFVAECRNRLREILADVG is encoded by the coding sequence ATGCTGCACCAGGACGAGATACCGGTGGACGAGGGGATCGTCCGGGCACTGCTGACCGACCAGCGCCCCGAGTGGGCCGCGTTGCCGCTGGCCGCGGCCGGCGCCGGGACCGACAACACCATGTACCGGCTCGGCGACGACCTGCTCGTCCGGCTGCCCCGGACCGCGGACAAGGCCGGCGCGCTGCGCAAGGAACAACTGTGGCTGCCCCGGCTCGCGCCGCTGCTGCCGTACCCGGTTCCGGAACCGCTCCACGCCGGGACGCCGACCGCCGCCTTCCCGCTGCCGTGGTCGGTGCAGCGGTGGATCCACGGCGACGAGGTCGGACCCGGCACGGTCCGGGACTGGGCCGCCCTCGGCGCCGACCTGGCGGTGTTCGTGCGTCACCTGCACGCGGCCGACCTGCTCGGCGCGACCCGCGCGGACGCGCTGAGCGGATACCGCGGCGGCAGCCTGCACCCCTGTGACACCTGGATCAGCGCGGCGCTCGACGACTGCCGGCGCAGGATCGGCGACGAGACGGACGTCGACACCCTGCGACGGCTCTGGCAGGACGCCCTCACCCTGCCCGAACCCACTGGCCCGCACGTCTGGCTGCACACCGACCTCAAGCCCACGAACGTGCTGGCACGCGACGGCCGGCTGTGCGCGGTGATCGACTTCGGCGGGCTGACCGTCGGGTTCCCGGACGCGGAACACGCGCCGATCTGGGACCTGCCACCGCAGGCCCGGCACGCCTACCGGCAGACGCTCGACCTGGGCGACGTGACCTGGGCGCGCGCCCGCGCCTGGGCACTCGGGGTCGCGGCCAGCGGTGTCTCCTACTACTGGCACACCTTCCCGGCGTTCGTCGCCGAGTGCCGCAACCGTCTCCGCGAGATCCTCGCCGACGTCGGCTGA